The stretch of DNA TTGCGCGAAGGCCGGGAGGGCGAGGAGAAGCAGGAAGAGATGTTTCATAGTCTGATGGAACACAGATTACACGGATGGTACAGATTTTACACGGATTTTAAGAGGTGTTACGTCAGACAAAATTTATGATCCGTATCGATTCGTATCATCCGTTGAATCCGTGCTTTATCAACAGATAATACGCCAGGTCGGGCGTTTTCAGGCCGGGTATCTTGGCCTGTTCGTCCCACCCGCGCAGTTGCAGAATTTCCCGAAAATACGGATGCTGCTCAAATTGAGCGGCTTCGTCGGACGTCATCGGCCCGCCCTGAAATTCGAGCGTCCGTAAGCTGGCTTCCGAGAGCCGGGCGAAATAGTCCGGGTTTTTGAAGACTAAATACCGCTTGGCATTTACGTGATTTTCAATCAGTTGCGCTATCTTTTCCGAGTACCCGCGCTGCCGCAGAAAATCGGCACCGAGCCGCTCATG from Spirosoma montaniterrae encodes:
- a CDS encoding phosphonate degradation HD-domain oxygenase, which gives rise to MIESLFTQHGHDAYYGEPVTQLEHALQTAQLAEKAGADRETILAALLHDIGHLLPVEAAEGYMDGYGTVDHERLGADFLRQRGYSEKIAQLIENHVNAKRYLVFKNPDYFARLSEASLRTLEFQGGPMTSDEAAQFEQHPYFREILQLRGWDEQAKIPGLKTPDLAYYLLIKHGFNG